A stretch of the Sorangium aterium genome encodes the following:
- a CDS encoding response regulator transcription factor produces the protein MTGVTAKVVVIDDDGAVLRSVGRLLGASGYEVELFEGARAFLASAAAAPDARAGCVIVDLAMPELNGLDLQAALRAFGCRLPLIFITGHGDVRASVQAMKDGAVDFLLKPLEADEVLAAVRRAMELDARARAARVEREALAARLDALTPRERQVCDRIARGQLNKQIAAELGLAESTVKQHRASATAKLGVTSAAELAALLERSRGRDG, from the coding sequence ATGACGGGCGTGACGGCGAAGGTCGTGGTGATCGACGACGACGGCGCGGTGCTGCGGAGCGTGGGCCGGCTGCTCGGCGCCTCGGGCTACGAGGTGGAGCTGTTCGAGGGAGCGCGCGCGTTCCTGGCGTCCGCGGCGGCGGCGCCGGACGCGCGGGCCGGCTGCGTGATCGTGGATCTGGCGATGCCGGAGCTCAACGGGCTCGACCTGCAGGCTGCGCTCAGGGCGTTCGGGTGCCGGCTGCCGCTCATCTTCATCACCGGGCACGGGGACGTGCGCGCGTCGGTGCAGGCGATGAAGGACGGCGCTGTCGACTTCCTGCTGAAGCCGCTCGAGGCGGACGAGGTCCTCGCGGCGGTGAGGCGCGCGATGGAGCTCGACGCGCGGGCGCGGGCGGCGCGGGTGGAACGGGAGGCGCTCGCGGCGCGGCTCGACGCGCTCACGCCGCGCGAGCGGCAGGTGTGCGACCGGATCGCGCGCGGGCAGCTGAACAAGCAGATCGCGGCGGAGCTGGGGCTCGCCGAGTCGACCGTGAAGCAGCACCGGGCGAGCGCGACGGCGAAGCTCGGGGTGACCTCGGCGGCGGAGCTCGCGGCGCTGCTGGAGCGGAGCCGCGGGCGCGACGGGTGA
- a CDS encoding CHAT domain-containing protein, which yields MWLEIELDISGDEVRVSARGSRGERPAGHAISAEQGLDALRAFASKIGRAVRGGKSLDPAAVSDAQALHEEVFQGELRDVLVRLGEASKGGPLLVRLFARDHALQAIPWEALCRQGTSEGFLGTDPRVLFARGVTSSEPWEPREVKGAVRVLGIAPGTGERALDVLREALAPSIDAGEVEWLDPIAGPEIGARALFDRLRRGKSPHVVHWLGHGGVDLSGKPVLRVADDEDGEEAWITAEALGRELSAAFCEELRLVILEACEGARAGALGSAAEILARAGADAVVAHLWPVKADVARACSTELYRALTGASLSHGDIGASVAAARRTLLSQSAEAFSPILYLRGSDSVVFNFQGRRVARPGKKGRSRALAPALQSLLERPFTMVLGDLEDDRAALQRELEQFMQESGEPAAQGMSLSALTQRCVLRFGQEVLHSLFQQALTASPAAAAPPLVEALARFVRPGVHVTLLWRPCLEHAIAQTLPQRTVYAIQPSLLGAGGKPRVVKRAAGAATWKMDPVMPRRFDLDSEIVVLRLYGGYSAEPRPIFSPPLLTEDDHIHGPLGADGARPPLWMEELLARPRVQPGLFVALSSLDFRHRMLLRWLYDQRPAPPDSLAVLAPGVEGSEIEIWGNGGGLPGTGHIAATAGDLVELAEQLDAFALEDAP from the coding sequence ATGTGGTTGGAGATCGAGCTCGACATCAGCGGTGATGAGGTGCGCGTCAGCGCGCGTGGCAGCCGGGGAGAGCGCCCTGCGGGGCACGCGATATCCGCCGAGCAGGGCCTCGACGCCCTGCGGGCCTTCGCCAGCAAGATCGGGAGGGCGGTCCGCGGCGGTAAATCGCTCGACCCAGCGGCGGTGAGCGACGCGCAGGCGCTCCACGAGGAGGTCTTCCAAGGGGAGCTGCGCGACGTCCTCGTGCGGCTCGGCGAGGCGTCGAAGGGCGGTCCGCTCCTGGTGCGGCTCTTCGCCCGCGACCACGCGCTCCAGGCGATCCCCTGGGAGGCGCTCTGCAGGCAGGGGACGTCCGAAGGGTTCCTGGGGACCGACCCCAGGGTGCTCTTCGCGCGGGGCGTCACCTCGTCGGAGCCGTGGGAGCCGCGCGAGGTCAAGGGCGCCGTCCGGGTGCTCGGGATCGCGCCGGGCACCGGCGAGCGGGCCCTCGACGTGCTGCGCGAGGCGCTCGCCCCGTCGATCGACGCCGGCGAGGTGGAGTGGCTCGATCCGATCGCCGGGCCGGAGATCGGCGCGCGGGCCCTCTTCGATCGGCTCCGTCGCGGCAAGAGCCCGCACGTCGTGCACTGGCTCGGCCACGGCGGCGTGGATCTGTCGGGCAAGCCCGTCCTGCGCGTGGCGGACGACGAGGACGGCGAGGAGGCGTGGATCACCGCCGAGGCGCTGGGTCGCGAGCTCTCCGCGGCCTTCTGCGAGGAGCTGCGCCTCGTGATCCTCGAGGCCTGCGAGGGCGCCAGGGCCGGCGCGCTCGGCAGCGCGGCGGAGATCCTGGCCAGGGCGGGCGCGGACGCCGTGGTGGCGCACCTCTGGCCGGTGAAGGCCGACGTGGCGCGCGCGTGCTCGACCGAGCTCTACCGCGCGCTCACGGGCGCGTCGCTGAGCCACGGCGACATCGGCGCGAGCGTGGCGGCGGCGCGGCGGACGCTGCTCTCCCAGAGCGCCGAGGCGTTCTCGCCGATCCTGTACCTCCGCGGCTCGGACTCGGTGGTCTTCAACTTCCAGGGCCGCCGCGTGGCGAGGCCGGGGAAGAAGGGCCGATCGAGGGCCCTCGCGCCCGCGCTCCAGAGCCTGCTCGAGCGGCCGTTCACGATGGTGCTCGGCGATCTCGAGGACGATCGCGCCGCGCTCCAGCGGGAGCTCGAGCAGTTCATGCAGGAGAGCGGCGAGCCGGCGGCGCAGGGGATGTCGCTGAGCGCGCTCACCCAGCGCTGCGTGCTCCGGTTCGGGCAGGAGGTGCTGCACTCGCTCTTCCAGCAAGCGCTGACCGCCTCGCCCGCTGCGGCGGCCCCGCCGCTCGTCGAGGCGCTCGCGCGCTTCGTCCGGCCGGGGGTCCACGTCACGCTGCTCTGGCGGCCCTGCCTCGAGCACGCGATCGCGCAGACGCTGCCGCAGCGGACCGTGTACGCCATCCAGCCGTCCCTCCTGGGCGCCGGCGGCAAGCCGCGCGTCGTCAAGCGCGCCGCGGGGGCGGCGACGTGGAAGATGGATCCCGTCATGCCGAGGCGCTTCGATCTCGACAGCGAGATCGTCGTGCTCCGCCTGTACGGCGGCTACTCGGCCGAGCCGCGCCCCATCTTCTCGCCGCCGCTGCTCACCGAGGACGATCACATCCACGGCCCCCTCGGCGCCGACGGCGCCCGGCCGCCGCTATGGATGGAGGAGCTCCTGGCGCGGCCGCGCGTCCAGCCCGGCCTCTTCGTCGCGCTCTCGAGCCTCGACTTCCGCCACCGCATGCTGCTGCGCTGGCTCTACGATCAACGCCCGGCGCCCCCGGACAGCCTGGCCGTCCTCGCGCCTGGGGTCGAAGGTAGCGAGATCGAGATCTGGGGCAACGGCGGCGGGCTGCCCGGCACGGGCCATATCGCGGCCACCGCCGGAGATCTGGTGGAGCTCGCGGAGCAACTCGACGCCTTCGCGCTGGAGGACGCCCCGTGA